One stretch of Marinobacterium iners DNA includes these proteins:
- a CDS encoding sulfurtransferase TusA family protein, with amino-acid sequence MSSPPFDHELDTSGLSCPMPLLKAKLALHQLEPGQVLKVIATDAGSLRDFPAYARVSDHELLQTFSGEQCYIYWIRRGAGT; translated from the coding sequence ATGTCATCGCCGCCATTTGATCACGAACTGGATACCAGTGGCCTCAGTTGCCCCATGCCGCTGCTCAAGGCCAAGCTTGCCTTGCATCAGCTTGAGCCGGGGCAGGTTTTGAAAGTGATTGCCACTGATGCTGGTTCGCTGCGGGATTTTCCTGCCTATGCTCGGGTTTCTGACCATGAGTTACTGCAGACGTTCAGCGGTGAGCAGTGTTATATCTATTGGATCCGGCGTGGAGCCGGCACCTGA
- the dapA gene encoding 4-hydroxy-tetrahydrodipicolinate synthase, with protein sequence MIRGSIVALVTPMTANGDIDWPALDKIVDFHLDKGTDAIVAVGTTGESPTLDYDEHLDVIRAIINRVGGRIPVIAGTGANSTQEAIELTERAAKAGADACLLVTPYYNKPTQEGLYQHFKAIAEAVDIPQILYNVPGRTACDMLPDTVLRLSQIANIVGIKEATGDLDRARELINKVPTDFAVYSGDDATAIELILMGGQGNISVTANVAPTEMAELCRFGLQGDTEAARELQAKLMPLHKNLFVEANPIPVKWAMTEMKLIDSGIRLPLTILSEQYHELVRNSLRESGII encoded by the coding sequence ATGATTCGCGGCAGTATTGTAGCGCTCGTGACCCCTATGACAGCCAATGGTGATATCGACTGGCCAGCGCTGGACAAAATCGTGGATTTTCATCTCGACAAGGGTACCGATGCCATCGTGGCAGTCGGTACCACAGGCGAGTCTCCTACGCTGGACTACGATGAGCACCTGGATGTGATCCGTGCGATCATCAATCGGGTCGGAGGCCGTATTCCGGTCATCGCTGGCACTGGTGCCAACTCCACCCAGGAGGCGATTGAGTTGACCGAGCGAGCTGCTAAAGCGGGTGCTGACGCCTGCCTGCTGGTAACCCCTTACTATAACAAGCCAACCCAGGAAGGCCTGTACCAGCACTTCAAGGCGATAGCCGAGGCCGTTGATATTCCCCAGATCCTTTATAATGTTCCGGGCCGCACAGCCTGCGACATGCTGCCGGATACCGTGCTGCGGTTGAGCCAGATCGCTAATATCGTGGGTATAAAGGAAGCAACCGGTGATCTGGATCGCGCACGTGAATTGATCAATAAGGTGCCGACCGACTTTGCTGTCTACTCCGGTGACGATGCGACTGCAATCGAGCTGATCCTGATGGGTGGTCAGGGCAATATCTCCGTTACAGCCAACGTGGCGCCTACCGAAATGGCAGAGTTGTGTCGTTTCGGTCTGCAGGGTGATACGGAAGCGGCTCGTGAGCTGCAGGCGAAATTGATGCCGCTGCACAAGAATCTGTTCGTTGAGGCCAACCCGATTCCCGTCAAATGGGCCATGACTGAAATGAAACTGATCGACTCCGGTATCCGTCTGCCTTTGACAATTCTGTCTGAGCAGTACCACGAGCTGGTCCGCAATTCCCTGCGTGAATCCGGCATCATTTGA
- the nadA gene encoding quinolinate synthase NadA, whose protein sequence is MLSKQDIDDRILVQEHFAQEHLPQQMGSAEIEQYKSRIRQLLKEKDACLVAHYYTDDLIQQLADETGGCVSDSLEMARFGSRHPASTLIVAGVRFMGETAKILNPEKRILMPTLEATCSLDIGCPADEFSAFCDQYPDHEVVVYANTSAAVKARADWVVTSSIALKVVEYLADQGKKIIWAPDKHLGEYVRKETGAEMILWDGSCIVHEEFKAKGILDLKRVYPDAAVLVHPESPDAVVQIADAVGSTSQLIKAAHDLPNETFIVATDRGIFYKMQQAAPGKRFLEAPTGGSGATCRSCAHCPWMAMNGLDNIVAALEHGVDEIHVDAELARRALKPLQRMLDFSAS, encoded by the coding sequence ATGTTGAGCAAGCAGGACATCGACGATCGCATTCTGGTGCAGGAGCATTTTGCTCAGGAGCACCTGCCGCAGCAGATGGGATCTGCCGAGATTGAGCAGTACAAGAGCAGGATCCGTCAGCTCCTGAAAGAAAAGGATGCCTGTCTGGTAGCACATTATTATACCGATGACCTGATTCAGCAGCTTGCAGATGAAACCGGTGGCTGTGTTTCCGACTCTCTGGAGATGGCGCGCTTTGGCTCACGCCACCCGGCCTCAACTCTGATTGTGGCTGGTGTGCGTTTCATGGGTGAAACGGCCAAAATCCTGAACCCGGAAAAACGCATTTTGATGCCGACGCTTGAAGCAACCTGCTCTCTGGATATAGGCTGTCCTGCCGATGAGTTTTCGGCGTTCTGTGATCAGTATCCCGATCATGAAGTGGTCGTTTATGCCAACACCTCTGCAGCCGTTAAGGCGCGCGCTGACTGGGTGGTGACCTCGAGTATTGCGCTTAAGGTAGTGGAATATCTGGCCGATCAGGGCAAGAAAATCATTTGGGCGCCGGATAAGCATCTGGGTGAATACGTCCGTAAGGAAACCGGTGCCGAGATGATTCTTTGGGATGGCAGCTGCATTGTCCATGAAGAGTTCAAGGCAAAGGGGATTCTGGATCTGAAGCGGGTCTACCCGGATGCGGCGGTGCTGGTTCATCCCGAGTCACCGGACGCTGTGGTCCAGATTGCTGATGCCGTTGGCTCTACCAGTCAGTTGATCAAGGCGGCGCACGACCTGCCAAATGAAACTTTCATCGTTGCAACTGATCGAGGCATTTTCTACAAGATGCAACAGGCTGCTCCCGGCAAGCGCTTCCTTGAAGCTCCTACAGGTGGCTCAGGCGCAACCTGCCGCAGCTGTGCGCACTGCCCCTGGATGGCGATGAACGGACTGGATAATATCGTTGCCGCTCTGGAGCATGGTGTCGATGAAATCCACGTTGATGCGGAGCTCGCGCGCCGAGCGCTAAAGCCGCTGCAGCGGATGCTGGATTTTTCAGCCAGCTGA
- a CDS encoding AI-2E family transporter translates to MRKIFSKWIDRYFSDEEALFLFLLLAGGLLVILFLGQPLAPVIASVILAFLMQGVVDWLQRRGVAHLLAVSAVFVLFIGFLSAFLVFVLPIIWQQMVNLFNEAPRMVSEVQNLLLVLPERYPELISETQVREIISAAATELSRLGQWVLTFSLNSITSIITLLIYLILVPILVFFFLKDGRKLISGWTAFLPEKRQMMTSVWHEMDVQIANYVRGKSIEILIVGGVSYITFALFGLNYAALLALLVGFSVVIPYIGATLATLPVFLIGLFQWGWGNDLMYLMIAYAVIQALDGNVLVPLLFSEAVNLHPVSIIVAVLIFGSLWGFWGIFFAIPLATLVKAIVNAWPRVAEELDAPAEEGRG, encoded by the coding sequence ATGCGCAAGATTTTCAGTAAATGGATAGATCGATACTTTTCCGATGAAGAGGCCTTGTTCTTGTTCCTGCTTCTCGCAGGTGGGCTTCTTGTTATTTTGTTTCTGGGGCAGCCACTGGCCCCGGTGATTGCGAGTGTTATTCTGGCGTTTCTGATGCAAGGGGTGGTTGACTGGCTGCAACGGCGTGGAGTTGCTCACCTGCTCGCCGTCAGCGCGGTATTTGTGCTGTTTATCGGGTTTCTCAGTGCCTTTCTGGTTTTCGTGCTGCCGATCATCTGGCAGCAGATGGTTAATCTGTTCAATGAAGCCCCTCGTATGGTCAGCGAGGTGCAGAACCTGCTTCTGGTCTTGCCAGAACGCTATCCAGAACTGATTTCCGAAACCCAGGTCAGGGAAATTATTTCGGCTGCCGCCACTGAGTTGAGCCGGCTGGGCCAATGGGTACTGACCTTTTCGCTTAATTCGATCACCAGCATCATAACCCTTTTGATCTATCTGATTCTGGTGCCGATACTGGTATTTTTCTTTTTGAAGGATGGTCGAAAGTTGATTTCTGGCTGGACCGCTTTTCTGCCTGAAAAGCGTCAAATGATGACCAGTGTATGGCATGAGATGGATGTGCAGATTGCCAATTATGTGCGGGGCAAATCGATCGAGATATTGATTGTGGGTGGGGTGAGCTACATTACCTTTGCGCTGTTCGGCCTCAACTACGCGGCTCTTCTGGCCCTGCTGGTCGGCTTTTCGGTTGTGATTCCCTATATAGGGGCCACGCTGGCAACGCTGCCGGTATTTCTGATTGGCCTTTTCCAGTGGGGCTGGGGCAATGATTTGATGTATCTGATGATTGCCTATGCCGTCATTCAGGCGTTGGATGGCAATGTGTTGGTGCCGTTGCTTTTCTCGGAAGCGGTTAACCTGCATCCCGTCTCGATTATTGTGGCGGTGCTGATTTTTGGCAGCCTGTGGGGTTTTTGGGGCATTTTCTTTGCCATCCCGTTGGCCACGCTGGTCAAGGCGATTGTAAACGCCTGGCCAAGAGTGGCAGAAGAGTTGGATGCCCCTGCCGAAGAAGGCAGAGGCTGA
- a CDS encoding M48 family metalloprotease — translation MMRRLMQTLLVAATCFSTALLPATGTASTDLPVLNDASSATVSLDAEYRLGRNWARILRAQAPLLDDPISYQYLEDLLWRLLPKSQVQDRRLELFLLDNPTFNAFAVPGGIIGIHSGLLLAAETEGELASVIAHELAHLSQRHYAQRLEEERRNRPLMLAGLLASILVAAADTQGGMAVLSSTMGANAQGQLAFSRRNEQEADRVGMQTLVEAGIDPHTMPQMFSRLQRNYRFYGQRPPEFLLTHPVTESRIADSLNRASQLPEVQSHADNSDFNLIRARMQVHHSESPQKALATFRAATQDSDQLHNRYGLMLAAIAAADFALADKTWNTLDASARRHPWLLLSRVERFLAAADSASALEISRELIALYPDSRPVRTLHARALRETGQLQQAIRIYKQLTRDYPTDTLIWFELAEAEGLAGNILAVHEARIEYFLLTAQFDLALKQLEYAAREKDLTDSDRARLEQREQEAKALRQEMKEQF, via the coding sequence ATGATGCGAAGACTGATGCAAACACTATTGGTGGCAGCAACCTGCTTTTCCACCGCCCTCCTGCCCGCTACCGGCACTGCCAGTACCGATTTGCCGGTATTGAATGATGCCAGCTCCGCAACCGTCAGCCTGGACGCCGAATACCGCTTGGGCCGCAACTGGGCGCGCATTCTTCGTGCCCAGGCCCCACTGCTGGACGACCCGATCAGCTATCAGTACCTTGAAGACCTGTTGTGGCGCTTGCTACCGAAAAGTCAGGTGCAGGATCGCCGGCTTGAACTGTTTTTGCTTGATAACCCAACCTTTAACGCCTTTGCCGTTCCCGGCGGCATCATTGGCATCCACAGCGGACTGCTGCTGGCTGCTGAAACCGAAGGCGAACTGGCTTCGGTGATTGCACACGAGTTGGCCCACCTGAGTCAGCGCCATTATGCTCAGAGGCTTGAGGAGGAGCGACGCAACCGCCCGCTGATGCTGGCAGGCCTGCTTGCCAGTATTCTGGTAGCGGCAGCCGATACCCAAGGCGGCATGGCCGTCCTGTCTTCAACCATGGGCGCCAATGCACAGGGGCAGTTGGCATTCAGTCGTCGCAATGAGCAGGAAGCGGACCGTGTTGGCATGCAGACGCTGGTCGAGGCCGGCATCGACCCACACACCATGCCACAGATGTTTTCGCGCCTGCAGCGCAACTATCGCTTCTATGGGCAGCGTCCGCCCGAATTTTTGCTGACACACCCCGTGACTGAGTCACGCATAGCCGACTCGCTCAACCGTGCAAGCCAGTTACCGGAAGTACAGTCACATGCCGACAACAGCGACTTCAATTTAATTCGTGCCCGCATGCAGGTTCATCACAGCGAATCCCCGCAGAAGGCACTTGCCACTTTCCGCGCTGCAACTCAAGATTCTGACCAGCTGCATAATCGTTATGGTCTGATGTTGGCCGCCATTGCGGCTGCCGACTTTGCTCTTGCCGATAAAACCTGGAACACACTGGACGCCTCTGCACGTCGACACCCATGGCTGCTGTTGAGCCGAGTTGAGCGTTTTCTGGCAGCGGCCGATTCAGCCAGTGCGTTGGAGATTTCCAGGGAGTTGATTGCACTTTACCCCGACAGCCGCCCGGTACGTACCCTGCATGCACGAGCACTTCGTGAGACAGGCCAATTACAGCAGGCCATACGCATCTACAAGCAACTGACTCGTGACTACCCAACCGACACGCTGATCTGGTTTGAACTGGCTGAAGCGGAAGGGCTTGCCGGTAATATTCTTGCCGTACATGAAGCACGAATAGAGTATTTCCTGCTGACGGCACAGTTTGATCTGGCACTGAAACAGCTTGAGTACGCCGCACGGGAAAAGGATCTGACCGACTCAGACAGGGCCAGATTGGAGCAACGCGAGCAGGAAGCAAAAGCGCTGCGGCAGGAAATGAAGGAACAGTTTTAA
- a CDS encoding peroxiredoxin — MTAPVIDQAVPDFTANATSDTEVKLSTLRGKNVVLYFYPKDSTPGCTTEGQDFRDLYEAFQALDTEIFGVSRDGIKSHENFKAKQSFPFELISDKDETLCQLFDVIKLKKMYGRESLGVERSTFLIDKEGILRQEWRKVKVKGHAAEVLQAVQAL; from the coding sequence ATGACAGCACCGGTTATCGACCAAGCCGTACCCGATTTTACCGCCAACGCAACCAGTGACACCGAAGTCAAACTGAGCACACTGCGCGGTAAAAACGTCGTACTCTATTTCTATCCAAAAGACAGTACACCGGGTTGCACCACTGAAGGTCAGGATTTTCGTGACCTGTATGAAGCGTTTCAGGCGCTGGATACAGAAATCTTTGGCGTATCCCGTGATGGCATTAAAAGCCACGAGAATTTCAAGGCTAAGCAGTCCTTCCCCTTCGAGCTGATCAGCGACAAGGACGAAACCCTGTGTCAGCTGTTTGATGTCATAAAGTTGAAGAAAATGTATGGCCGTGAATCACTGGGGGTTGAACGCAGCACCTTTCTGATCGACAAGGAAGGGATACTGCGCCAGGAATGGCGCAAGGTTAAGGTCAAAGGGCATGCAGCAGAAGTACTGCAGGCTGTGCAGGCACTCTGA